The Thermosulfurimonas sp. F29 genome includes a window with the following:
- a CDS encoding flagellin, translating into MRLSLRTLYGGLLTDLEHLTEAMYTYQKQIATGRKYSRPSEAPVELNYALGYRKALAEIDRYQESIREARSYMRTAEGALKSLKDLIKRAKELALQGANDIQNASTRQAIAAELDGLIQEALALANTRHGDRYVFAGNRPTGYAEGEKPFELVKETLPDGQVVERVVYRGGTEDLYMGYAPGSRILTGRNGEEALMASDLFGALIGLRNTLANDNAADPRKEVEDIQTQIGRLDRVLNHILEERSALGARLDHLEVKENLYRDLHDTLIGNLGEVEEVDYLEAVTNLNAKRTAYEAALKAATQTMGLSLVNFL; encoded by the coding sequence ATGCGCCTTAGTCTCAGGACCCTTTACGGAGGACTGCTCACCGACCTCGAGCACCTCACCGAAGCCATGTACACCTATCAGAAACAGATCGCCACCGGCAGGAAGTACTCACGCCCCTCCGAGGCCCCGGTGGAATTAAATTATGCCCTGGGATACCGCAAGGCCCTGGCCGAGATAGATCGCTATCAGGAGTCCATTCGGGAGGCCAGGAGCTACATGCGCACCGCGGAGGGGGCCCTTAAGAGTTTGAAGGACCTGATAAAAAGGGCCAAGGAACTCGCCCTTCAGGGAGCCAACGACATTCAGAACGCCTCCACCCGCCAGGCCATCGCCGCGGAACTGGACGGCCTCATCCAGGAGGCCCTGGCTCTCGCCAATACCCGGCACGGGGACCGGTATGTATTCGCCGGGAATCGTCCCACCGGCTACGCCGAGGGAGAAAAGCCCTTCGAGCTGGTGAAAGAGACCCTTCCCGACGGCCAGGTGGTGGAACGCGTGGTTTACCGGGGGGGGACCGAGGATCTCTACATGGGATACGCTCCGGGGTCCCGGATCCTCACGGGACGGAACGGGGAGGAGGCCCTCATGGCCTCGGATCTCTTCGGCGCCCTAATCGGTCTGCGCAACACGCTGGCCAACGACAACGCCGCCGATCCCCGGAAGGAAGTGGAGGACATCCAGACCCAGATCGGACGCCTGGATCGGGTTTTGAATCACATCCTGGAGGAACGCTCGGCCCTGGGAGCCCGGCTGGACCACCTGGAGGTCAAGGAGAACCTGTATCGCGACCTTCACGACACCCTGATCGGAAACTTGGGCGAGGTGGAGGAGGTGGACTACCTGGAGGCCGTGACCAACCTCAACGCCAAACGCACCGCCTACGAGGCCGCCCTCAAAGCCGCCACCCAGACCATGGGCCTTAGCCTGGTGAACTTCCTTTAG
- the fliD gene encoding flagellar filament capping protein FliD, producing MAGEIYLSNLTGAFDAAGMVQKIMQLKSKPLEALAQKEKLLQAKKKALDELKSTVDSLQSFFEGAGIEELFQAKSGSSSDPDVVSISVDQTAPDISFDVTVSQLAQKEIRLTTGGVTDLNTVLSPATFTLRYNLNGTSYEETTINFGGGTLEDLVNAINSAQSRVEASVYFDGSTYKLLLSEADEGASTVETDTVGGTYAIEISSGSLPTELGTLDTAVLQEARNAQLQIGTGSPVYSPTNTFQDIVSGVDLTAQTTGSAHISITEDYSKVSTFLNNFASNYNKIIDKIRELTDLKTGIFLGENFVNSLESTLSGLLQPLIDKGLINFDDTGHISINSDTLDQLLQENPQEVETTLSRFKEAYSNYLSVETDYLQSLSTQYEDQINDIEEESRRIQERLAREEVRLREEYGKLEIFMNKAQETIKRLQDYIVTLSEMYGGKK from the coding sequence ATGGCCGGGGAAATTTACCTGAGCAACCTCACCGGGGCCTTCGATGCGGCGGGCATGGTGCAAAAGATCATGCAGCTCAAGTCGAAGCCGCTCGAGGCCCTGGCTCAGAAGGAGAAACTGCTCCAGGCCAAGAAGAAGGCCCTGGACGAGCTGAAGTCCACAGTGGATTCTCTCCAGAGTTTCTTCGAGGGGGCCGGCATAGAGGAGCTCTTTCAGGCCAAAAGTGGTTCCTCCTCGGATCCGGATGTGGTGAGCATCTCGGTGGATCAGACGGCCCCGGACATATCCTTTGATGTGACGGTGTCTCAACTGGCGCAGAAGGAAATCCGCCTAACCACCGGAGGCGTCACGGACCTGAACACTGTCCTCAGTCCGGCCACCTTCACCCTGCGCTACAACCTCAACGGCACCTCCTACGAGGAGACCACCATAAACTTCGGCGGCGGTACGCTGGAGGATCTGGTAAACGCCATCAATTCGGCTCAGAGCCGCGTGGAGGCGAGCGTATACTTTGACGGAAGCACCTACAAGCTCCTTCTTTCCGAGGCCGACGAGGGGGCCTCCACCGTGGAGACCGACACCGTGGGGGGGACCTATGCCATCGAGATCTCCTCCGGGAGCCTTCCCACCGAGCTGGGCACCCTTGACACCGCGGTGCTTCAGGAAGCCAGGAACGCCCAGCTCCAGATAGGGACCGGGAGCCCGGTTTACAGCCCCACCAACACCTTCCAGGACATCGTAAGCGGCGTGGACCTTACCGCTCAGACCACGGGCTCGGCCCACATTTCCATCACCGAGGATTATTCCAAGGTGAGCACATTTCTCAACAACTTTGCCTCCAACTACAACAAGATCATCGACAAGATTCGCGAACTTACCGACCTAAAGACCGGGATCTTTCTCGGGGAAAACTTCGTCAATTCCCTGGAGTCCACTCTGTCAGGACTCCTTCAACCCCTGATCGACAAGGGACTCATCAACTTTGACGACACGGGCCACATCTCCATCAATTCCGACACCCTGGATCAACTCCTTCAGGAAAATCCCCAGGAGGTGGAGACCACTCTCTCCCGTTTTAAGGAGGCTTATAGTAATTACCTCTCCGTGGAGACGGATTACTTACAGAGCCTGTCCACCCAGTACGAGGATCAGATAAACGACATCGAGGAGGAGAGCAGGAGGATTCAGGAGAGGCTTGCCCGGGAGGAGGTTCGTCTGCGCGAGGAATACGGCAAGCTGGAGATATTCATGAACAAGGCCCAGGAGACCATAAAGCGTCTCCAGGACTACATCGTGACTCTATCCGAGATGTACGGAGGTAAAAAATGA
- the fliS gene encoding flagellar export chaperone FliS, which translates to MTKGDRYLENLVNTANPVRLVILLYDKAITSLKLAAEIMEKADPTPEEVDRKYRALGRAGEILAVLDGTLNFEKGGEIAARLHEIYESLTDELLRVTAKDDPATVRRMVKVLEDLRAAWAEAETNLKKEGLLATAGKNTREKSSGLAATL; encoded by the coding sequence ATGACGAAGGGAGACCGGTATCTTGAGAATCTGGTGAACACGGCCAATCCGGTGCGGCTGGTGATTCTTCTCTACGACAAGGCCATTACCAGTCTGAAGCTCGCCGCGGAGATCATGGAAAAGGCCGATCCCACTCCGGAGGAGGTGGACCGGAAGTATCGGGCCCTGGGACGGGCCGGCGAGATTCTGGCCGTGCTGGACGGCACCCTCAACTTCGAAAAGGGAGGGGAGATCGCCGCCAGGCTTCACGAGATTTACGAGTCCCTCACCGACGAGCTTCTCCGGGTGACCGCCAAGGACGATCCCGCTACCGTGCGCCGCATGGTAAAGGTGCTTGAGGATCTGCGGGCGGCCTGGGCCGAGGCGGAGACCAATCTCAAAAAGGAGGGCCTTCTGGCCACCGCCGGAAAGAACACCCGTGAAAAGTCTTCGGGACTGGCTGCTACGCTGTAA
- a CDS encoding SapC family protein: MFKILKKMVPLEPRLHSGLGLVRPHDYGFAHKIEIVPIGFSEIVPCSMWYPVFIAKRGEDLGVFVFLGTGETNLFVNPDGTWKTMVIPNLIRTYPFSVRKEGDEYVVLVDEEFLREGEGAPLFEGETPTPYLENIRTELTNIALDLEKAGGFAREVFEAGLLKGLNIHHNFSFGTLTLRNALTADMQAFIKIQPEKLYHLNVKGYLSLLFAQNFSLRNLVLFEVFNSFVGTLPF; encoded by the coding sequence ATGTTTAAAATTTTAAAGAAAATGGTCCCTCTGGAGCCTCGTTTGCATAGTGGTCTGGGGTTGGTGCGTCCCCACGATTATGGATTTGCCCATAAAATAGAAATAGTTCCGATTGGATTTTCCGAAATCGTACCCTGTAGCATGTGGTATCCCGTTTTTATAGCTAAAAGAGGCGAAGACTTAGGAGTCTTTGTGTTTTTAGGAACTGGGGAAACTAACCTCTTTGTAAATCCTGACGGAACCTGGAAAACAATGGTGATTCCTAATCTTATTCGGACTTATCCCTTTTCCGTACGAAAAGAAGGAGACGAATATGTAGTTCTGGTGGACGAAGAATTCCTGCGCGAAGGAGAAGGAGCCCCCTTGTTTGAAGGGGAAACCCCCACGCCCTACCTGGAAAACATTCGAACTGAACTTACTAATATAGCTCTGGATCTGGAAAAGGCCGGAGGGTTTGCCCGTGAGGTTTTTGAGGCCGGTCTTCTTAAGGGACTAAATATACACCACAACTTCTCCTTCGGCACTCTTACTCTCCGAAACGCCCTTACCGCTGATATGCAGGCCTTTATAAAGATTCAACCTGAAAAGTTATATCACCTCAATGTTAAGGGATACCTTTCCCTGCTGTTTGCCCAAAATTTTAGTCTGCGTAATTTGGTTCTTTTCGAAGTGTTTAATTCGTTTGTCGGGACCCTCCCTTTTTAG
- the recR gene encoding recombination mediator RecR, with translation MDVVFPEPLRRAIRALSALPGLGEKSATRLVLYLLSHPERAEELAVALTDLPRIKLCRECGNFTEEDLCRFCRDPSRDPTVICVVEDPASLSVIESAGVFRGRYHVLHGLLSPRDGLGPEELRLPELLMRIRKNGVREILLGLSPTAAGEATAAYLVELLREFPVRVTRLACGLALGMEVRYADPLTLKRALLCRETVKSST, from the coding sequence ATGGATGTTGTATTCCCGGAGCCCCTGCGCAGGGCCATTCGGGCGCTGTCGGCGCTTCCCGGACTGGGGGAAAAGAGTGCTACTCGATTGGTTCTGTATCTCCTCTCTCACCCCGAACGGGCCGAGGAACTCGCCGTGGCGCTCACGGACCTCCCCCGGATAAAACTCTGCCGGGAATGTGGCAACTTTACCGAGGAGGATCTGTGTCGTTTCTGTCGCGATCCATCCCGGGATCCGACGGTGATCTGCGTGGTGGAGGATCCGGCTTCACTTTCGGTAATTGAGTCCGCGGGGGTCTTCCGGGGTCGCTATCATGTGCTCCACGGATTACTCTCGCCGCGGGATGGTCTTGGCCCGGAGGAACTCCGGCTTCCGGAACTCCTGATGCGGATTCGCAAGAACGGTGTGCGGGAGATCCTCCTGGGCCTTTCACCCACTGCAGCCGGGGAGGCTACCGCGGCTTATCTGGTGGAATTGCTGAGGGAGTTCCCGGTACGGGTTACTCGCCTGGCCTGCGGCCTGGCCCTGGGCATGGAGGTTCGTTATGCCGATCCTCTCACTCTGAAAAGGGCTTTACTTTGCCGGGAAACGGTGAAATCTTCTACTTGA
- a CDS encoding flagellar protein FlaG codes for MKINVRLPRSVAPEVSSVVRNRSSPGGKELSNILNRIPSSAPSGRNFYLREAGEEAEGRSVERRPDELKRLLEELQKRFDLFNTQLRIEIDRELDIPVVKIINKETNEVVRQIPPEYLLKIMKNIDQMLGLLVNERI; via the coding sequence ATGAAAATCAATGTCAGGCTTCCAAGGTCCGTCGCCCCCGAAGTATCGTCGGTGGTGCGAAACAGGTCCAGCCCCGGCGGAAAGGAGCTTTCCAATATCCTGAACCGGATCCCGTCCTCCGCTCCCTCGGGGCGGAATTTTTATCTTCGGGAGGCGGGCGAGGAGGCGGAAGGCCGTTCGGTGGAAAGGAGACCGGACGAACTCAAACGACTCCTCGAGGAACTTCAAAAGAGGTTTGACCTCTTCAATACTCAGCTTCGCATCGAAATCGACCGGGAACTGGACATCCCGGTGGTCAAGATCATCAACAAGGAAACCAACGAGGTGGTGCGGCAGATACCGCCGGAATATCTGCTGAAGATAATGAAAAACATAGACCAGATGCTGGGGTTGCTGGTGAACGAACGGATCTAG
- a CDS encoding flagellin: MALRINFNYESAATHTALKVNERLMNQSLLRLSTGLRILSAQDDAAGLFIADQLSVVASGLYQGNQNIQTGISALRIAENNAGQIFTKLQEIYVRAERAANDINDPNARQSLQQEINNFIDAIQKIGTDTEYNGIKLLDGTFQGKYIHYGARRGQVVTVTIGDLRAQSLGAYLVSGSDTVDERAYSSATTYSAMISATSNAALQFASGESVSIGTESLTASSDMVTDAKYFADWINNNTNLQEAGVSAQATNRSVASDWSDITVQTNDQVVIKFYVGTSTANVAASYTANAGETITLSELVSAINGQAQANGYNLTATAENGRLVLQTNGETIGIEVQINHSGTTGGGTVVDLGQFVQGLTTSLTSGTAAGATGAGILVGDLTIAGLENFTYDFSAVSGTAAPYGLALKSTTGFVPTGSAGFKNLYQIDVTTNSGAEDALLIADKALKQVDKARSQIGAIMNNLQSIYDAQKVAYDNTKEAENVIRNVDYAEEMSRFTTFQIRMQSGIAMLAQANQLPQLVLQLLR; this comes from the coding sequence ATGGCTCTGAGGATTAACTTCAACTACGAAAGCGCGGCCACGCACACCGCGCTAAAGGTGAACGAAAGGTTGATGAACCAGTCGCTCCTGCGCCTGTCCACGGGTCTCAGGATCCTTTCGGCGCAGGACGACGCGGCGGGGCTTTTCATCGCCGACCAGCTCTCGGTGGTGGCCAGCGGTCTCTACCAGGGCAACCAGAACATCCAGACCGGAATCTCGGCCCTGCGGATCGCGGAGAATAACGCCGGACAAATCTTCACCAAGCTGCAGGAGATCTATGTGCGGGCCGAACGGGCGGCCAACGACATCAACGACCCCAACGCCCGTCAGTCCCTCCAGCAGGAAATCAACAACTTCATAGACGCTATCCAGAAGATCGGGACCGACACCGAGTACAACGGCATCAAGCTCCTCGACGGTACCTTCCAGGGTAAATACATACATTATGGTGCCCGGAGAGGGCAGGTAGTTACGGTTACCATTGGTGATCTTCGCGCTCAGAGCTTGGGGGCTTATCTTGTTTCGGGATCGGATACCGTTGACGAGCGGGCCTATTCTAGTGCCACTACTTATTCGGCTATGATCTCGGCTACAAGTAATGCCGCTCTGCAGTTTGCTTCTGGAGAAAGTGTCAGTATAGGAACCGAAAGCCTTACCGCGAGTTCTGACATGGTGACCGATGCTAAGTACTTCGCTGATTGGATTAACAACAATACTAATTTACAGGAAGCCGGCGTTTCTGCTCAGGCCACCAACCGGAGTGTGGCTTCAGACTGGAGTGACATTACCGTTCAAACTAACGACCAGGTGGTGATTAAGTTTTATGTAGGGACTTCTACCGCCAATGTGGCGGCCTCTTACACCGCTAATGCCGGTGAAACCATAACTCTCAGCGAGCTGGTTTCGGCCATTAACGGTCAGGCTCAGGCTAATGGTTACAACCTTACCGCTACCGCCGAGAACGGGAGGCTGGTGCTGCAGACCAACGGAGAAACCATTGGTATAGAGGTTCAGATAAACCATTCCGGAACTACGGGTGGAGGAACGGTCGTGGATCTGGGACAATTTGTGCAGGGTCTTACCACCAGCCTTACGAGTGGTACGGCGGCCGGTGCTACCGGAGCGGGTATTCTGGTGGGGGATCTTACCATCGCCGGTTTGGAGAACTTTACCTACGATTTCAGTGCCGTTAGTGGTACTGCTGCGCCCTACGGTTTGGCCCTGAAATCCACCACCGGTTTCGTGCCCACCGGAAGCGCGGGATTCAAGAATCTCTATCAGATTGATGTTACTACCAACTCCGGAGCAGAAGATGCTCTGTTGATAGCAGACAAGGCCCTTAAGCAGGTGGACAAGGCCCGCTCCCAGATCGGGGCCATCATGAACAACCTCCAGTCCATCTACGACGCGCAGAAGGTGGCCTACGACAACACCAAGGAGGCGGAAAATGTCATCCGCAATGTGGACTACGCCGAGGAGATGAGCCGGTTCACCACCTTCCAGATCCGGATGCAGAGCGGTATCGCCATGCTGGCGCAGGCCAACCAGCTTCCGCAGCTGGTTCTCCAGCTCCTCCGATAA
- a CDS encoding methyltransferase domain-containing protein, translating to MLVVKALETFSMDFNDYHLEIQKGKKYLFADDVFGALPPNFRKLFARAEGKLPPFYRGENLNGRTLLVVAQAAIGDALCMTPALREIKRRYPKMTLMVSISGRARPVLEGLPYLDEILPMPLPYEKVKQADFLVKCVEMVGKPQFDNLNLVEYFLWKFCIIRAEKEVPDVFVPEEVEKEVAPLFEEIRQLVPGKKILLFHYLASSVHRTLPPRLLKELEDLLSREYVPVICSLPSEDITVEVSLDVYGIRAANLSSYMKSVKHLAAAIKLSDAVITADTATLHLAAGLGKPTVFIAGPIEADLRSITYPTVIPVRPYYRGETCIAPCGQHATLEPCPEAKRKGQFYSPCLDSIPAEVIARALEDAEMLVAGRYERPENCPACAHKGKDFWLFEIINGFPIFECPSCGLQFAWPLQGKDYDTIYKGERDNLLRFVIDLAYEDYKAVEKTPEKEIARWENLPRFRFLLPILDALPRGPFLDVGCSTGFLLLMAQRLGFEVYGTEVSDEAIEIARQRFGLRVVKAESITELPQDFRRPYRVITALEVLEHLPDPLNFLKGLKDLLDHQGLLVLSCPPYYKFENLAKGYQKYKWWRNDYPPHHLTRWKPWTLYEALKKAGFSQIYFSTEPFLPGTLLEGIHPIPFTLELSGGQKLQVPSQVSAGVLIESMKPLYLNAPTLGNFQYVFAAKEKFPVSDFPSLLKRALRFSAIQSIWGFDETPKKGGSRQTN from the coding sequence ATGCTCGTAGTAAAGGCTCTAGAAACTTTTTCTATGGATTTTAACGACTATCATCTAGAAATTCAGAAAGGAAAAAAATATCTTTTTGCGGATGATGTTTTCGGCGCTCTTCCTCCTAATTTCCGTAAACTTTTTGCCCGAGCGGAAGGTAAACTTCCTCCTTTCTACAGAGGCGAAAATCTCAACGGACGCACCCTACTCGTGGTGGCTCAGGCGGCCATAGGCGACGCCCTGTGCATGACCCCGGCCCTGCGGGAAATAAAAAGGCGTTATCCAAAAATGACCCTTATGGTATCTATATCCGGCAGAGCCCGACCGGTTCTGGAAGGGCTCCCTTACCTAGACGAGATTCTTCCCATGCCACTCCCTTACGAGAAGGTTAAACAGGCGGACTTCCTGGTGAAGTGCGTGGAGATGGTCGGCAAACCCCAATTCGACAACTTAAACCTGGTGGAATATTTCCTCTGGAAGTTCTGCATTATTCGAGCAGAAAAAGAAGTCCCGGATGTTTTTGTTCCTGAAGAAGTAGAAAAGGAAGTGGCCCCCCTATTCGAAGAAATTCGGCAACTGGTCCCTGGAAAAAAGATCCTTCTTTTTCATTATCTGGCCAGTTCCGTTCATCGCACTCTTCCTCCCCGTCTCCTTAAAGAATTAGAGGACTTGCTCTCCCGGGAATATGTTCCCGTAATATGTTCCCTGCCCAGCGAGGACATCACGGTTGAGGTTTCTTTAGATGTTTATGGTATACGGGCGGCCAATCTCTCCTCTTACATGAAATCGGTTAAACATCTGGCAGCGGCCATTAAACTCTCGGATGCGGTCATCACCGCGGATACGGCCACCCTCCACCTGGCCGCCGGCTTGGGTAAACCCACGGTCTTTATTGCCGGTCCTATCGAAGCTGACCTGCGTTCCATCACCTATCCCACGGTCATTCCGGTTCGTCCTTATTATCGAGGGGAAACCTGTATTGCACCGTGCGGACAACACGCCACACTCGAACCCTGTCCCGAGGCCAAACGCAAGGGACAGTTTTACAGTCCCTGCCTGGACAGTATTCCGGCCGAAGTAATTGCCCGTGCTCTTGAAGATGCAGAGATGCTCGTTGCAGGGAGATACGAACGCCCGGAAAACTGTCCTGCCTGTGCACATAAAGGAAAAGATTTCTGGCTGTTTGAGATTATCAATGGATTTCCCATTTTCGAATGTCCTTCCTGCGGGTTACAGTTTGCTTGGCCCCTTCAAGGGAAAGATTACGACACAATCTACAAAGGAGAACGAGACAATTTACTCCGTTTTGTCATAGATCTAGCCTATGAAGATTATAAAGCAGTAGAGAAGACGCCAGAGAAAGAGATAGCCCGATGGGAAAACCTTCCCCGGTTTCGATTTTTACTTCCTATTCTGGACGCCTTGCCGCGAGGTCCCTTTTTGGATGTGGGTTGTTCGACTGGATTTCTTCTTTTGATGGCCCAGCGTTTGGGATTCGAAGTCTACGGCACGGAGGTCTCAGATGAGGCCATCGAGATAGCTAGACAGAGATTCGGTCTAAGGGTGGTTAAGGCCGAAAGTATTACTGAATTACCTCAGGACTTTCGGAGACCCTATCGAGTTATCACTGCCCTGGAAGTCCTCGAACACCTTCCCGATCCCCTAAACTTTCTCAAGGGGTTAAAGGATCTTTTAGACCACCAAGGACTCCTCGTCTTAAGTTGCCCTCCTTACTATAAGTTCGAAAATCTGGCTAAGGGATATCAAAAATACAAATGGTGGCGCAATGACTACCCCCCCCATCATCTCACCCGCTGGAAACCCTGGACCCTTTACGAAGCCTTGAAAAAGGCGGGCTTTTCTCAGATATATTTCTCCACAGAACCCTTTCTTCCAGGCACTCTTTTAGAAGGAATTCATCCCATCCCCTTCACCCTTGAACTTTCTGGAGGGCAAAAATTACAGGTTCCATCCCAGGTAAGCGCCGGAGTATTGATTGAATCTATGAAACCACTTTACCTAAATGCCCCTACGCTAGGAAACTTTCAATATGTTTTCGCTGCTAAAGAAAAATTTCCTGTCTCAGATTTTCCTTCTCTTCTTAAAAGAGCGCTACGATTTTCTGCTATACAAAGTATATGGGGTTTTGACGAAACACCTAAAAAGGGAGGGTCCCGACAAACGAATTAA
- a CDS encoding sulfotransferase, whose protein sequence is MIQEDRIVFVFGSPKSGTTYLQMILDAHPEVSCPPEHNFMQFLNGLRQLIEGYNRLLVYSDEITARQGAVLFENDDLEHLFKEAVIRAALKGARGRKVRLYGVKDNHFVAWISLMERLFPEARIISPVRDPRSVVLSGWYFNSRIDPTFRRTRGRTQELWAQDMGSIWRRDIEALLKFRKRYPDRILFVKYEELRKDPERECARIFDFLEVKSDGSILADIVKKTSFDKFKDGRFFRKGSLDDWKRELVPEAIRIIEKLNLHLMKEFGYQTIFF, encoded by the coding sequence GTGATTCAGGAAGATAGAATAGTTTTTGTTTTCGGGTCTCCTAAGTCCGGGACGACTTATCTGCAGATGATCCTTGATGCTCATCCCGAAGTATCCTGTCCCCCGGAACACAATTTTATGCAATTTTTGAACGGACTTCGTCAGCTAATAGAGGGATATAATCGTTTACTCGTTTATTCTGATGAGATTACGGCTCGTCAAGGGGCAGTACTTTTTGAAAACGACGATCTGGAACATCTTTTTAAAGAGGCTGTAATAAGAGCAGCTTTAAAAGGAGCCCGTGGGCGGAAGGTAAGACTATACGGTGTGAAAGATAATCATTTTGTGGCTTGGATTTCTTTGATGGAGAGATTATTTCCTGAAGCTAGAATTATTTCTCCTGTGCGAGACCCTCGTAGTGTTGTTCTTTCCGGTTGGTATTTTAATTCTCGTATCGACCCTACTTTTAGGCGAACTCGGGGACGAACCCAAGAACTTTGGGCGCAAGATATGGGGAGTATATGGAGAAGAGATATAGAAGCTTTGCTGAAGTTTCGCAAGCGTTATCCGGATAGAATACTTTTTGTTAAATATGAGGAGTTGAGGAAAGATCCTGAAAGAGAGTGTGCGCGCATATTTGATTTTCTTGAAGTCAAAAGTGATGGATCTATTCTTGCAGATATAGTTAAAAAAACAAGCTTTGATAAGTTTAAGGACGGGCGTTTTTTCAGAAAAGGAAGTCTCGACGATTGGAAAAGGGAACTTGTGCCAGAGGCCATACGAATAATAGAGAAGCTGAACCTTCATCTTATGAAAGAATTCGGTTATCAGACTATTTTCTTTTAA